From the genome of Streptomyces sp. NBC_00659, one region includes:
- a CDS encoding asparagine synthase-related protein: MRWLVGWSSTVARASAIGSAGATGNDGETVHPVGSQLLWGDPDPLWAVGDWRPDEVRVVKADAANRIAVLGTCGATDDELRVGLFAARGGALRHLTNWSGSYTAVVQVGRRVTVCGDLAGARPVFYTPWAGGTAYATAALPLADLIEANLDFGHLAAMLAAPDVPAAVHDSTPYEGVRRIPPGHTLILRAGAREIAGYEPVASLAVAAPIADPAIAVDAVRDALVEAVRARLSAPRHVPGADVDPGPVPGMGPAERRAARGTPVPGIGADLSGGPASGTLALLAAGLPGAPGTVLGHGTGAGERLLAVTFNDLAVRGREAELERAGTLAANPRLHHVVVTGGEETLPYADLEGPLTDEPGPSLVTAARHRARLASGSADHFTGYGARQVLDAHPARLADLLMDRKRRHLVRPVAALTKADGSVMVPARVYGAARKLARTPYRTGVDVLAEQLLHRRFEEPGGAVGASLAALSWARPGPAARWLTGEALAEVSVRLQGGGGRPNVGPGQRPGDFRARAALARHAADVRVLEQAAEIRFQRLHMPFLDNQVVRACRELPEALRVQPGARAAILRTVLEGAGVADLPPGWGAPSHASSTAAARTGVRVAADSLVSLFDTPLLAQAGLVEARVVRKALRSAAEGAPLPLDGLADLVSLELWLRRLLARRGTCWTGTPARQRAVPAGIVPQGRALGAGARRG, encoded by the coding sequence ATGCGATGGTTGGTGGGGTGGAGCAGCACCGTCGCCAGAGCGTCCGCGATCGGCTCGGCGGGCGCCACGGGCAACGACGGCGAGACCGTGCACCCCGTCGGTTCCCAACTCCTCTGGGGTGACCCGGATCCGCTGTGGGCCGTCGGCGACTGGCGCCCCGACGAGGTGCGCGTCGTCAAGGCCGACGCGGCGAACCGCATCGCCGTCCTCGGCACCTGCGGGGCGACCGACGACGAGCTGCGGGTCGGACTGTTCGCCGCGCGCGGCGGAGCACTGCGCCACCTCACCAACTGGTCCGGCAGCTACACCGCGGTCGTCCAGGTCGGCCGCCGCGTGACCGTCTGCGGCGATCTCGCCGGCGCCCGGCCCGTGTTCTACACCCCCTGGGCCGGCGGCACGGCCTACGCCACCGCCGCGCTCCCGCTCGCCGACCTCATCGAGGCCAACCTCGACTTCGGACACCTGGCCGCGATGCTCGCCGCCCCCGACGTACCGGCCGCGGTGCACGACTCCACCCCGTACGAAGGCGTGCGCCGCATCCCGCCGGGGCACACGCTCATCCTGCGGGCCGGAGCGCGCGAGATCGCCGGGTACGAACCCGTCGCCTCCCTCGCCGTCGCCGCGCCCATCGCCGATCCCGCGATCGCCGTGGACGCCGTACGGGACGCCCTCGTGGAAGCCGTCCGCGCCCGCCTCTCCGCTCCCCGCCATGTGCCCGGCGCCGATGTGGACCCCGGGCCCGTGCCCGGCATGGGGCCCGCCGAGCGGCGCGCCGCCCGCGGCACGCCCGTACCGGGCATCGGGGCCGACCTCTCCGGAGGACCCGCCTCGGGAACCCTCGCGCTGCTCGCCGCCGGCCTTCCCGGGGCGCCCGGCACGGTCCTCGGACACGGCACCGGTGCCGGGGAACGGCTCCTGGCCGTCACCTTCAACGACCTCGCCGTACGAGGGCGCGAGGCCGAACTGGAGCGGGCCGGGACGCTGGCCGCGAACCCCAGGCTGCACCACGTGGTCGTCACCGGGGGCGAAGAAACCCTTCCCTACGCCGACTTGGAGGGGCCGCTGACCGACGAGCCGGGCCCCTCCCTGGTGACCGCGGCACGCCACCGCGCGCGGCTCGCCTCCGGCAGCGCGGACCACTTCACCGGCTACGGCGCGCGGCAGGTGCTCGACGCGCATCCGGCCCGGCTCGCCGACCTGCTCATGGACCGCAAACGACGCCATCTGGTGCGACCCGTCGCCGCGCTGACGAAGGCCGACGGGTCGGTGATGGTCCCCGCGCGCGTGTACGGCGCGGCGCGCAAGCTCGCCCGTACCCCGTACCGCACCGGAGTCGACGTTCTCGCCGAGCAGTTGCTGCACCGGCGGTTCGAGGAACCCGGAGGCGCGGTGGGCGCGTCGCTCGCCGCGCTCAGCTGGGCGAGACCCGGGCCGGCGGCGCGCTGGCTGACCGGGGAGGCACTGGCTGAAGTATCGGTTCGCCTCCAAGGCGGCGGGGGGCGGCCGAACGTCGGTCCCGGACAGCGGCCGGGGGATTTCCGCGCCCGGGCCGCGCTGGCCCGCCACGCGGCCGACGTCCGCGTCCTGGAGCAGGCCGCGGAGATCCGCTTCCAGCGGCTGCACATGCCGTTCCTGGACAACCAGGTCGTCCGGGCGTGCCGTGAACTGCCGGAGGCGCTGCGGGTGCAGCCGGGAGCGCGGGCGGCGATCCTGCGTACGGTGCTGGAGGGGGCCGGGGTGGCCGATCTGCCCCCCGGGTGGGGGGCTCCGTCGCACGCGTCCTCCACGGCGGCGGCCCGTACGGGGGTGCGGGTGGCGGCGGATTCCCTGGTCTCCCTGTTCGACACGCCGTTGCTCGCGCAGGCCGGGCTGGTCGAGGCCCGCGTCGTCCGCAAGGCGCTGCGCTCGGCCGCGGAGGGGGCGCCGCTTCCCCTCGACGGGCTGGCCGATCTCGTCTCGCTCGAACTGTGGCTGCGGCGGTTGCTGGCCCGGCGCGGAACGTGCTGGACGGGGACGCCGGCGCGCCAACGCGCCGTTCCCGCGGGGATAGTCCCGCAGGGGCGGGCGCTGGGGGCGGGGGCGCGGCGCGGCTGA
- a CDS encoding MFS transporter, translated as MSREQRGPNEKLGAVLALAGISNAGLARRVNDLGAQRGLTLRYDKTSVARWVSKGMVPQGAAPHLIAAAIGQKLGRPVPLHEIGLADADPAPEVGLAFPRDVGQAVRSATELYRLDLAGRRAGGGIWQSLAGSFAVSAYATPASRWLITPADSSVAREVNPGDGSGAPLKVGHSDVLKLREAAEDARRWDSKYGGGDWRSSMVPECLRVEAAPLLLGSYSDEVGRALFGASAELTRLAGWMAFDTGQQEAAQRYYIQALRLARAAADVPLGGYVLASMSLQATYRGFGDEGVDLAQAALERNRGLATARTMSFFRLVEARAHARASDAQAAGAALKAAEGWLERARDGDNDPSWLGFYGYDRFAADAAECYRDLKAPRQVRRFTEQALSKPTEEFVRSHGLRLVVSAVAELESGNLDAACEQGVRAVEVAGRISSARTTEYVKDLLHRLEPYGDEPRVVELRERARPLLMAPA; from the coding sequence ATGTCCAGGGAGCAACGCGGGCCGAACGAAAAACTCGGCGCCGTTCTCGCCCTCGCGGGAATCAGCAACGCAGGACTCGCGCGTCGCGTCAACGATCTTGGCGCTCAACGCGGGTTGACTCTTCGCTACGACAAGACGTCGGTGGCGCGCTGGGTGTCGAAGGGCATGGTGCCGCAGGGCGCCGCGCCGCACCTCATCGCGGCCGCCATCGGCCAGAAGCTCGGCCGTCCGGTGCCGCTCCACGAGATCGGCCTGGCGGACGCGGATCCCGCGCCGGAGGTGGGCCTCGCCTTCCCCCGTGACGTCGGGCAGGCGGTGCGGTCGGCCACGGAGCTGTACCGCCTCGACCTCGCCGGGCGCCGGGCCGGCGGCGGCATCTGGCAGTCACTGGCCGGCTCCTTCGCCGTGAGCGCCTACGCGACGCCCGCTTCTCGCTGGCTGATAACCCCGGCCGACAGTTCGGTGGCGCGCGAGGTGAATCCGGGCGACGGCTCCGGGGCGCCGCTGAAAGTCGGCCACAGCGATGTGCTGAAGCTCCGCGAGGCGGCCGAGGACGCCAGGCGCTGGGACTCCAAGTACGGGGGCGGTGACTGGCGTTCGTCCATGGTGCCGGAGTGCCTGCGGGTCGAGGCGGCACCCCTGCTGCTCGGCTCGTACTCCGACGAGGTCGGCAGAGCGCTGTTCGGCGCGTCGGCGGAACTCACCCGTCTCGCGGGCTGGATGGCCTTCGACACGGGCCAGCAGGAGGCCGCGCAGCGCTACTACATCCAGGCACTGCGGCTGGCCCGCGCGGCCGCCGACGTGCCCCTCGGGGGCTACGTCCTGGCGTCCATGTCCCTCCAGGCGACCTACCGCGGCTTCGGCGACGAGGGCGTCGACCTCGCCCAGGCCGCCCTGGAACGCAACCGCGGACTCGCCACCGCCCGCACCATGAGCTTCTTCCGGCTCGTCGAGGCACGTGCCCACGCGCGCGCGAGTGACGCCCAGGCGGCCGGCGCGGCACTGAAGGCGGCCGAGGGCTGGCTGGAACGGGCCCGTGACGGCGACAACGACCCGTCCTGGCTCGGCTTCTACGGGTACGACCGCTTCGCGGCCGACGCCGCCGAGTGCTACCGCGACCTGAAGGCTCCGCGCCAGGTACGCCGGTTCACCGAACAGGCGCTGTCGAAGCCGACGGAGGAGTTCGTACGCTCGCACGGACTGCGCCTGGTGGTGTCGGCGGTCGCCGAACTGGAGTCCGGCAACCTGGACGCTGCGTGCGAGCAGGGCGTGCGAGCGGTGGAGGTCGCGGGGCGCATCTCCTCCGCGCGCACCACCGAGTACGTGAAGGACCTGCTGCACCGGCTGGAGCCCTACGGCGACGAACCGCGCGTGGTGGAGCTGCGGGAGCGGGCCCGTCCTCTGCTGATGGCTCCGGCGTAG